The Deltaproteobacteria bacterium region ATCCTGGCGTCTCGGCTTTTGTTAACATCATGAAGGGCTGCGACAATTTCTGTACATTCTGTGTTGTACCCTTTACCCGTGGGAGAGAGCGGAGCCGGGATCTAAATGAGCTTCTTTCCGACATTCAAAAACTCGTTGCCCGCGGAGTAAAAGAAGTCACATTGCTTGGACAAAATGTAAACAGCTACAAAAGTAGCTGTGGAGCGGATTTTGGTCAACTTCTTCGGGTGTTAGCGGAAGACACCGACATTCAGCGGATTCGGTACACGACTTCACATCCAAAAGATTTTAATCAAGAGCTTGTTGATATTTCCGCTAAATACAGAAGTAAGATTTGCGACTATATTCACTTGCCCGCACAAAGCGGAAACTCGGAAGTATTAAAGAGAATGAATCGCGGTTATACGCGGGAAGAGTATCTCGACAAGGTACAAATGATTCGTGATGGAATTCCAGGTGTTGTGTTATCGACGGACCTCATCGTCGGTTTTCCCGGCGAAACTGAGGCGCAATTCATGGATACTTTTAGTCTTATCGAAGAAGTGCGCTACGAAAATATCTACGCGTTTCGCTACAGCCCGCGTCCCTTCACAAAAGCAGCTCGCTTTGAAGACCAGGTTCCAGAGGATGAAAAGCAACGGCGCTTAAAAATGCTTCTCGATCGTCAGCGCGAAATCAGTTTTGAATTAGCTAAGTCTTCGGCAGGCTTGCTTGTTGACGTTCTTTTTGAAAACAAAGCCGAGCTTGATGGTCAGATGCGCGGAAGAACATCGCAGAACAAACTTGTTTACGCGCCCGGTCCTGAAACGTTGATTGGACAGACAGCAAAGGTAAAAGTCGTGACCGCCTTTCCGTCCGTGCTTCGTGGGGAGATTCATTGAGCATGAAGTCGAAAGTCTCTCGAAAAGCGTTGTCGCCAAAGACTTTGCCGAAGAAGCTCACGAAAAAGGCGTCTAACGCACGTGCGAAAACAACCGTTGTTTCCGATCAATTTGCGGTGCAGCCGACTGTAGCGACGGGAGTCGGGGCAGTTTCTGCTTCGCTTACGGAAGCAGGTTTGGACGCACCAACGGCGGAATGGATGCCACTCATTCCATCTGGCGTGATGGTCATGCCCGGTTCCGCGAGACCAGTCTTCTTGCTTAAACATGAAGCCAGTGGCGACACGTTGCCGGTGTGGATGCATCCGCTGGATGCTTCTGTGGCTCTTCAGGAACTCGGCCAGGGTGAGCTGGGATCGCCGCATGCGGTCACCAGGCAAATTCTTGGTCGGTTAGGAATAACCCATGGTCGATGCTACTTCGTTGACCGGGTCGGACATCACCAATACGCCCTTTTGCATCTGACCACGGCTGCCGGGCTTGAACTGCCCGGAGGGGCGATTCGAGTTCGTGCGGACGAAGTCATTAGTTTCTGTTTGGCGCTCAAAGTGCTTTTTTTCAGTACAAAAGAGTTTATTGCACAGTGCCGAGTGCTGAATCAGGAACTCGAGAAACTCCAGGAGGGTCTTTTGACAGGGACTGCGGGAGAAGCGTTCCCAGATCTCGAAATTGATTCCAAGAAGACCGGCTACATGATGTAATGCCGAGGGATGAAGCCCAATCATCCCGCGCCTTGTGTGATTCCACTTCTTGGCTCTTTTCCTGAAGTTGGAGAAGGAACCTTTCTCGCCCCCACATCTGCTTTGATCGGCCAGGTTAAACTTGGGAAAAACTGTTCTGTTTGGTTTTCGACAGTTCTCCGTGGTGACGTTGGACCGATCGAAATTGGTGATGAAACAAATATTCAAGACGGATCTGTCATTCACGGCACTTTCAAAAAAGCTTTTGCGAAAATCGGTCGCCGAGTGACGATCGGGCATATGGTGACGATTCATGGATGCACCATTGGTAATCTTTGCTTGATAGGTATGGGCGCCATCATCATGGACGGAGCACATATTCCAAACAGGTCCATCGTCGGAGCAGGTAGCTTGGTGACTGAAGGTTCGACGTTCGAAGAGGGGTTGCTGATTCTGGGCCGTCCAGCAAAAGCGGTGCGTCCTCTCAACGAAAAGGAACTCGCGTTCCTTGATAAATCTGCTGACAACTATCTCATGTACAAAGACTGGTATCAGAACCCCGAAAAACATCAGGAGCGACCTTCATGAGTCTCGATAAACCCATGCTTGCACTAACCTTTGACGATATCTTGTTGGTCCCGCAGTACTCCGAAGTGATTCCATCGTCGGTCACGACGAGATCTCACTTCGCTAGAGGGATTACCCTTAACTCGCCGGTGATTTCAGCCGCGATGGACACCGTGACTGGCCACAAAATGGCGCGAGTGATGGCCCAGCAAGGTGGCCTCGGAATCATTCATAAGAATATGTCTATCGAAGAGCAGGCGATGGATGCCGAGAAAGTAAAAAAATATGAATCGGGAATGATTCGCGATCCGATCACTATCGGACCTGATAAAAAAGTTGCTGATGCGCTCGAAATCATGCGGAAGTATTCGATCTCCGGTGTACCGATCACGGTCGACATGAAGTTAGTTGGCATTTTGACAAATCGAGATCTGCGCTTTGAAACCAACACGAAGCAACTAATCAAGGATGTGATGACGAAGGAGCGCCTGGTGACGGCTGAGGTCGGAACCACTTTAGAAAAAGCAAAAGAGATTTTACAGCGCCACAGAATCGAAAAGCTTCCGATCGTCGATAAAGAGGGCCGTCTAAAAGGCCTCATCACAATTAAAGATATTGAAAAAGCAAAAGAGTACCCGCTAGCGACTAAAGATTCTCACGGACGTTTGGTGGCGGGCGCTGCGGTCGGCATTGATGCAACTTCACGCGACCGCGTGCAAGCCCTTGTGGCTGCGGGTTGTGACGTGATTTGTGTGGATACAGCGCACGGTCATTCGAAGAACGTGCTGGACATGGTTGAATGGGTTTCCAAGACCTTCAAAGATACAATCGTTGTTGCCGGCAACGTCGTTACGAAAGATGGCACTGAGGCGTTAATTGGACGCGGAGCCGAAGTTGTTAAGGTTGGAATTGGACCCGGCTCGATTTGTACGACTCGCGTTGTTGCGGGCGTCGGGATGCCGCAAATTTCTGCAGTGATCGAATGTTCGCTGGCCGCAAAAAAACTCGGCAAAACCATTATTGCCGATGGCGGGATCAAGTACTCCGGTGACGTCACAAAAGCGCTCGCACTTGGAGCCTCCTGCGTGATGATCGGAAATCTTTTGGCCGGAGCAGATGAAAGTCCT contains the following coding sequences:
- the miaB gene encoding tRNA (N6-isopentenyl adenosine(37)-C2)-methylthiotransferase MiaB is translated as MIEDIGRGRGVYISTYGCQMNENDTERMLSLLEMVNFVPVESPEKATLIIINSCSVREKPVHKVWSEVGKYKEMKTKNPDLKIGVGGCVAQQEKQKLLKDIPVLDFAFGTDAIDQLPEIVMRAYQTGEKQLSARFENDRPYSVETMIRNPGVSAFVNIMKGCDNFCTFCVVPFTRGRERSRDLNELLSDIQKLVARGVKEVTLLGQNVNSYKSSCGADFGQLLRVLAEDTDIQRIRYTTSHPKDFNQELVDISAKYRSKICDYIHLPAQSGNSEVLKRMNRGYTREEYLDKVQMIRDGIPGVVLSTDLIVGFPGETEAQFMDTFSLIEEVRYENIYAFRYSPRPFTKAARFEDQVPEDEKQRRLKMLLDRQREISFELAKSSAGLLVDVLFENKAELDGQMRGRTSQNKLVYAPGPETLIGQTAKVKVVTAFPSVLRGEIH
- a CDS encoding gamma carbonic anhydrase family protein; amino-acid sequence: MKPNHPAPCVIPLLGSFPEVGEGTFLAPTSALIGQVKLGKNCSVWFSTVLRGDVGPIEIGDETNIQDGSVIHGTFKKAFAKIGRRVTIGHMVTIHGCTIGNLCLIGMGAIIMDGAHIPNRSIVGAGSLVTEGSTFEEGLLILGRPAKAVRPLNEKELAFLDKSADNYLMYKDWYQNPEKHQERPS
- the guaB gene encoding IMP dehydrogenase gives rise to the protein MSLDKPMLALTFDDILLVPQYSEVIPSSVTTRSHFARGITLNSPVISAAMDTVTGHKMARVMAQQGGLGIIHKNMSIEEQAMDAEKVKKYESGMIRDPITIGPDKKVADALEIMRKYSISGVPITVDMKLVGILTNRDLRFETNTKQLIKDVMTKERLVTAEVGTTLEKAKEILQRHRIEKLPIVDKEGRLKGLITIKDIEKAKEYPLATKDSHGRLVAGAAVGIDATSRDRVQALVAAGCDVICVDTAHGHSKNVLDMVEWVSKTFKDTIVVAGNVVTKDGTEALIGRGAEVVKVGIGPGSICTTRVVAGVGMPQISAVIECSLAAKKLGKTIIADGGIKYSGDVTKALALGASCVMIGNLLAGADESPGESLLYQGRTYKVYRGMGSLGAMALGSKDRYFQSDVNDFEKLVPEGIEGKVPYKGSASAILHQLVGGLKSGMGYMGSQSIAELQAKAKFVQISSSGLRESHVHDVSITKEAPNYRLE